CAACGTGGTAATTGATTGATTGGTTGATTATTGATCAAAGCATTTGATATAAAGTAAAGACTTATTAATCTACCTTAATTCAATAAAAACATCAATGTAATAAAAGCATAAGTGACTAAGTGAGATAtattttaaattggaagaaggTAGTAGAAGAAAGCAAGACATAAGAACTTTGTTGATGCAATGATTTCAGAAGTTAGGCTGTCACCCCTCTGTATTGCAAGGCCGTATTTTTCTCCAATCAAGgaaatgttatattttaaaactgGTTCTATCAATTTCTCTATCGGATCAATGGAAGAACCTGACGGTTTTAAATCTTCACATAACCAATCATATAATGACTACAGATATAGATGCTGAAATTAAACCGATGGTACAAGATGCTCAACTTTCCTACATGTTTCATTCTTTTCACCCTTTGTCTTCGTCCGTCCAGTCAGCGCGTAGCGAATGTAAAAAGCATTCATCCTGGTTTCTCTTCCTCAAAAAATGTCATATCAATTATAACCAGTTAATGTAACACCATGGGCATAGCTTGAAAGGTCACACACTCTCAAGCTCTGACGTAACTCTACAAGAACCACGCCACACTAAACTTCCCCATTAACATCTAAAGTTAAGCTTTGTCCGGTAGTCCCTTGACCTGTGTAgtttatctgattattacaacCTCAAAAGATTATAAGCAAATCCAAACACTATGCTGTACTcatgattattattgtttttacatAATAAGTTTAAAATCGGACATCCAAAGTTTCAAACACACCCAAGTAATTTAGCGGGTGAAATATGAGGTTCATCTCTCTTAGGTTGTATAAAACTGCAGAGAACGCAGCAATTAAAACCTATGCATCTGCATGCCTATAGTATGTAGACGAGGCATGCAGTTAAAGTTGAGATGTTATTTGTTACTTGTAGACCCAGAAAGCTAAACAAATCTGAATATTGCAGTTAAAGTTGTTTATATGTGTTCAAAAGGGTACTATGGAGGGAATCCCTTAATCCACTGTACGGCATTGGTACCCACGTATCCCATCCACAAGGTACCATAGTGCCCGACTAGCCCAATCCCCATATTCCATAGCCCAGTTTTGAACCTGGGACTCAAGGCTATATTGGTCAACTCCTTCACATGTGGGACAGGGTTATCACATGTTGTTATTTGTGTATGACCATAATATCCAGAGGAAGGCAAGGCATCACATTCTGAAAGCTCCCTTTAGTTTGCATTACTTTGGTCCCTGATTAATGAGTTCTTTACTTGCAATTATATTGCTTCTTTTTTTGCCCCTTGTTAGGTAAATAAACACCTTCTTGCTTATTTAATTATCTCTTATTACTAACTTTCACGTAAATGATTTTACAGGTGATCTCAGTACATTGGAATGAAGAATCATCAAACATTGGGCTGGTTGGTATGAAAGAGGTGTGTGCTCTTTAAGCATTTCATAAGCCTAGTACTCCAGTAGATGACACTTCACTTAACATAATTGATTGGCTGAAAGTTAGAGGGCCCAATTCGACCCATTTACTTCTTAACGGACCCATTTGGattatattttatctataaaGGTTTCAATGGGTTAGTAAGAAAAGTTGGCTTAAAAAGATACAGGTCAAACAGGTAGAGAATCACCTAAAGTGTGGAGTGCATAGAACCTCCCAAATCATTTTAGtaacaaataatatttttaatgaagtaATATAACCTGTAATCAACTGATACTAAGCATTGATATAATATTAACCAGACCTGATGTATTGCAAAATTTACCATAATTGACCTTGAGTCTATGACCAGACCTACCCAATTTGCCACCACTAGCATAACGGTTGCGGCTAATTTTCTTCATTTTCCTTCTATTTCAGGTAGCCAAAGGATACAAGAAAAGTTCCAGGGTTGGATTTGCAAACCTTTCATCGGGTATAGATCTATACATATGTCCTCGTAGTGATCCTATTATCACAATTCTAGCCAAATATGGTTTCTTCAAAGGTATGGCAGTTATTGATGACAAGCCTGATTCAATGATTGGTTGTGTTGTGTGGCGTAAAAGCCGACCTGTAAATCCTGTTGGGAACACATCAGAAGGTAAAAGTAGCCCAGATTCTATTCAACTTTTGAATTCCCCACCTGGTTTTTCCATCAGTCAAGGCTCAGAAAAGAAACCCTCACCTGAAAAGCTACCTCCAGAATCCAGTCAACATGACACACGTCTGACTTTACCATTGACAACAAACAGTGAAACTAGCAAGAACGTTGCATTTACTGAATTTGACCATAAGGGGGCTAATTCTTCATCTAGTTCTAGCCTGCTACAGATTTCAGTTAGTTCTGACCCGTCTAATATGGTTAAGAAAAGGCCTTTCGAGGATGATGATCTTCCTGAGTTTGACTTTGGTATTTCTAGTGGAAAGTCTACTCATGTAACTCGGCCTCTAAATCCTGCTAGTTCTGAGAACAACAAATTAGCATTTGTCGACTGTCAAAAGTTAGATAGTTCTCTTTCACCTCAGCTCCCTTTGGTTGCTAGTTCTGAGAACAACAAATTAGCATATGTCAACTGTCAAAAGTTAGATATTTCTCTTTCGAACCAGCTCCCTTTGGTTAATGGTTCCTTAGAGCAGTCGTCGAAAAAGATCAAACTCTTTGAGGATGACGAGGATGATATGCCTGAATGGTGTCCACCAGAGGTTCAACACCAAATGCCGTCACAAAGTACAAGCACAAACTTCCAGACTTTACCTCCATGCCCACCACATCTGTCGCTTCCCCTGCCTCCGCCTCCGCCTCCGCCCCCACCTCCACGTCCTATCCCTCCACCGTCAAGAGCCGACACAAATTCATCATTCTCTTACCAACCATTCCGACCTGCAATCAGTTCTCTACCACCCACTTTTGTTGGACCTCCACCACTGCCGCCAatgccaccaccgccgccgctaCCACCACTACCTTTTAACTCGTTAGGTGGGTTCAATTCCAATCAAGTCTCATGGCATCGGCCAGGTTCTTTCAATGTCAATCTGCCATTTCCACCATCTAATGGAAGGCACTCACAACCTTGAAACAAAGGACCGGAGATGCTAAGTTTCAGTCTGTGTCTATGTTTGTACATAAgtggaacttttttttttcttcaggaAAGTCATAGATTGGAAGGTGTATTCATAAATTTCATGTTGTagattttttttccatcaaCCCTGTTTGTCTTTTcgccttcttttttttttttttctttctttttctcagAAAATGTGAAATAAGGTCTTTTAAGATTTTCAGATTTGGAGAAGTATATGTTTCTTGTTGATCTTTTCATTCTTTTGTAAGCACTAATATGGGTAATTCCATAATTGTGGTATGAAACGGGCTAGTTTGACCTTTTATGTCCAAAGCTTCCTGAAATAATTAGTTGATCAATAAAAGCTCTCAAatattattgaaaataaaatttccgggtttttatttataactaaGATGAATCGAGATAGCACTGTTTAAGTAAAACCTTGAAGCTAAAAATAATGTattaagatcctctaaaagtTGCCAACTATAGAGATGAAGTTAGACAATCATTAGCCCTTGGATTACAATCAACgtttaagattcaaaaatcaaattttaatcttcgtttttgattttcattttagggtttgagatTTTTTCAATTGATCCAACTTTAAAGGATACTTATCCAAAAGTAATTAGCAAGTCTGAGTAcataatatagatagattagttatttagtttataatttagacatcaaaacaaaatcatttGATTATAAAGATTGTATGTTGCCAATAAATTTGACATGCAATTATTTCCATATTTAATACaaatataacaaatttttttataggtaGAAGAAATTATAACATTTTTAGAATTAGTGTGCTCACCTCGAGTTTAAAAAGTTTGCTCTACCGATATGTTTTTGAAGCTGAAATCATACctttttatcataaaatatacAGCTGAAATCATACATGTTTATCATAAAACATACAACTATATAAGCatgtaaaaacatataaaaattcaaaatttccTCACATGGATTCAAATTCAATTCCTTCGATAACATTTAAGAAATACATCTAATTATaagtttgattattttttgttttatgtcaCTCGTTAAGCATTTAGTTTTTGTCTGTTCCTCTTTAACATCAAAAATCAATATCATCAATATTAGATCAATCATTCCTATATTTTAACAAAACATTGAACAGTATCCTTGAGTATTTGTACTTTTGTAGCATTCATATTCAAACGAATAATTTTAGAACTCAGTTATTAAAATTGCAAAAAGGGTCAACATAGGAGTCCACATAGTAGTCACGTAAAACTTTTGAGTGAATTTTATATTTCCCCTTATTAAACTctacaaatatcaaatatactcatctcattttaaatatattaaatttatccaatctaattactaaaatattaaatttccccaaatcataaatttaattacaactaaaactaaaaaatcaataataattatcTCCAAACCATAAAATTACTACAATACTCTCtcaaaagtgttaaaaattccTGTTTATTTTCATTCTAGTAGCTTACCTGATCAAATCACCAATTATATTCATAATTATGTTAACACTTTTCTTTATAGTttagttaattgtttttttttaattattattttcattagaGTAATTGATAAGTTCTGAATTTACCATTACATTGTTGACCACTAATCTATAGTATGTTGTCACAAACATATTTGTTAAAGACGTACAAGATAATTAATTTAgtagtttataaaagtttgggTGCAATCGTGTAGATTTCATGATTAGGCCAACAAAGAGCTTTTTTTTCAATCACATAAACCAAGTATGTTCTTGTATTTGGCATTTCCATAATTATGGATTTTAGaattctttgtatatatacatggtgCCATTGAAAATAAAGAAGTTGCAGATTCATGATGTTGagtgtttcttttctttcaaaataagcAGATCGCTTGGCTTTTAAGAAGACATTGTAGTCATTTTGtgattaaaagataaatattatggattttttatatttaaatctaattaaattagtgatttggggaaatttgatattttaatatttaggtTGGATAAATTTGATATTTCTAATGTTGAatgggtatatttgatatttgtaaaTAAGGGAAAATATGAAATTCACTAAAAACTTTATTTGACATGGCATCAGGCTATGAGTAATTAAAATCCTACTATCCTCACACCTCACTTAATAATAACTGGGTGACTTCTGATCACTTGGCCCATGTTTTTGTAAGCAGCCGATTTAATCTGCTAAATATAAAACTTAACAATTAGCAACTATCAAAATGACCacatttattttgttgttttcatCCTGTTACTCTCCAGTCAACTATCACAAATAGTTGAAATGGGTTTTTACAAGGCTATGTTTTGCCAAGGTTTTTTTTGGACAGTGGCGTTTTTTAATCGCCCTATCAACTGACCAGTTTGGGCTAGGACCAATGCTTTTTGGGGCCTCAGGCTACCTGTTTTGTTCATCTATAATATAAACCAAAGATGGACAAATCAAGTGAAATCCCACCGTGGCGCCGAGATACAAACGAGTTTAAAGTAACTAGAAATACGAATAACCAACAAAAGAACATATCATTTACACATGACAGAAACGCAAACACGTTAACCTAACAAATGATTAGAAAGATATAAACCCAGAGCGTAGGTTTTATCATTTACATTGTCAATTTACAAGCTCTACCGACTATTTGACCAAATCATACTATGATATTATAATCCACAGAAGAATATGGAACGCCCAAGAAGGGAAAGTCACAATTATGTAGTAACAATTTTATGCAAACATAAA
The sequence above is drawn from the Erigeron canadensis isolate Cc75 chromosome 4, C_canadensis_v1, whole genome shotgun sequence genome and encodes:
- the LOC122596067 gene encoding uncharacterized protein LOC122596067, whose product is MLKDNWEEKHGTNIPVHGTFSQEFPGTPVGNMRLQPLQGCPHNDRLAGSSSRTNVAAFTSSKSMPDSSIPPSSNLQSIAQLASMEPVSFRHQLDKQFHQQNHDLESKVSSNEALDGSNLQDLIKFLSANYGPMKTPLEVGTPEYLKLVEILQKNSGQPNGLSGQLSARGNSGEDVSSISIDSQENITGNGMKNYSDLNPPTIDEQKPPSQKDTRVSAEKLWEGSLQLSSSVTLSAVTFFKSGEKLVGNNWPELIEVKGKVRLDAFEKYVQDLPRSRNRGLMVISVHWNEESSNIGLVGMKEVAKGYKKSSRVGFANLSSGIDLYICPRSDPIITILAKYGFFKGMAVIDDKPDSMIGCVVWRKSRPVNPVGNTSEGKSSPDSIQLLNSPPGFSISQGSEKKPSPEKLPPESSQHDTRLTLPLTTNSETSKNVAFTEFDHKGANSSSSSSLLQISVSSDPSNMVKKRPFEDDDLPEFDFGISSGKSTHVTRPLNPASSENNKLAFVDCQKLDSSLSPQLPLVASSENNKLAYVNCQKLDISLSNQLPLVNGSLEQSSKKIKLFEDDEDDMPEWCPPEVQHQMPSQSTSTNFQTLPPCPPHLSLPLPPPPPPPPPPRPIPPPSRADTNSSFSYQPFRPAISSLPPTFVGPPPLPPMPPPPPLPPLPFNSLGGFNSNQVSWHRPGSFNVNLPFPPSNGRHSQP